Sequence from the Pagrus major chromosome 15, Pma_NU_1.0 genome:
ACCTTTTATCACAACCTAAACAAATGTGACACACTTGACGCCTAAATAGAGCTGTTGAATGTGAAGATCATCTGCTGTCTGACAGTGCTTACCTCCAGCATAACAGAGCAGATGTGTCTTACACACTGAGTGATGGCCTGTGGAGTGCCGGAGATTGTGACAGCCCTCTCCGTAGAGTCCGGCAGCATGTCTCCTGCCACCTGAACCTGAGCGCCTGTGGTCTTAACATTGCCAGACAACAGAAGAAACAAAGGCTATTTATTGCTGAAAAGAGTACGCCATCACACAAATTGAAATGCTGTTTCAAGCACCCACAAATTACCCCGAACACATTTTGACATGCAGGGAGCAGCTGCAAGCCAAATAGCAAATGTGTGCTCCAATATTTGAAGAGGCGTACACAAATATTGTCCATTCAGAATGAGTATTCAGCCTCCACCGATCTTTACAGGCATAATCAGTGGGATTTTCACGAGCAGCAaccacaaaaaaatacacacattttaaggcatagaaaaacaagacaagttTGACTGGAGTGTTTGATACTTGAGGTGTCAGAGCACCAAGGAGgatgttttctctccctgtttgggtgcagaaaaacaacttcctgatagaaaataaaaaagaaagggaCTCCTACCTCTCTGATCTCTTTGATTTTTGAGCCTCCTTTACCaatcagtgagccacactggCTCCCTGGGAAAACCAGGCGGAGTGTCACAGGTGGCTTGCTTGTCACGTTGCTGTTTGTCATTGCTGCGCTAATATCCTGAGGGAGaattcaaaaatatgtttttccacaaaacGTCAGCTTTATTTGAcaagtctatttttttttaaatatttttttggcaAGACTAAGGAAAAGGTGCATGTAGGTCCTTCAGACTTGAGACAAAATCTGCAAAGAATCTTTCATAAATTCTTGTGtgaaacaaaatgcattttattgacAATACAATTTGGTATGGTTTGTTGCATATTTGTTCTGTTGTACCTCCTCAAACTTCTGTGCGATCATGGAGAAAGCTCTGAAGATGCCCTCTGTGGGTCCTGTGATGGTAACTATTCTCTCTGGAGACGATCCCTCCGATATGTTGATACGAGCACCGCTCTGGAAACACAAATCCACAATTATTGCGGCCTCAATTTGTTGTAATTGATCTGACCCAACGCATAAATTACGTGTTTTCAtgctcacctcctccctcattTTCTTAACTGTTTCTCCTTTCTGAAATCATGATGGAAATGATAAAAGAGAATTTTGATTAGtttcataaaaagaaaaaaacaagacattcagAAAGAAAGCAATATGAATCAATACACGGTGATGGATTGTAAAATGCATCTACCTTTCCAATTATGCTGCCAACTTCctgtgaatgaaaagataacAATGCTTGAGCAAGTGGCAAAAGCTTTTCACATTTAGAGCAGGATGTAATCATTTTAATATGCTTTCACCAGACCATTTGGGCtattacaacaaaaaacactttttccatATTATTACCTTTCCGTGCATCAGCAGCCTCAGTGTCAGTGTAACATTCAGACTCCCATCTGAAGCCATTTCTTCCTTGTCAGacattgtgtatttttcaaGCTTTAAAGTAAACactctgcaaaagaaaagaaattgttTAATTTCTCTGTGTTACAAAACTCTGGTATTTAAGTAGGTTATCTGTTAAAATAAAGAGATAATCCTCAAGATCCGAATTTGCTTAAACAATTGTCAAACTGTGTAGAGAACATCATGGCTAATTTCAATTTCCAGATTCTTCTACATCTTTTGTGGTTATCGTCATAATTGATGGAAACTAATCTGTTCTTCATCCATTTAttacaaactgcagcagctgcaggaaatGTGAGATGCATCATTTCCTGTGTTCCTGGGAGACCAGCCACAGTGAAAGCTTTCATGAACTGGGTGTTAGCTGCATCATCAGTGTTAAATCAGTCTGAAGCAGAGAAAAATCGATCTCCTTTTGAAAACGTCTTGGATCGTTACCTCAATTAAGAAGTAATCCGAAAATGCTCCAAAGTTAGAACAATCATTTTTTTGTGCTGCTAAAAGGAGCCAGATTCTGTCTTTGAGAGTTAAACTGGGGACTGATGCTC
This genomic interval carries:
- the LOC141008995 gene encoding poly(rC)-binding protein 3 isoform X2, producing MSDKEEMASDGSLNVTLTLRLLMHGKEVGSIIGKKGETVKKMREESGARINISEGSSPERIVTITGPTEGIFRAFSMIAQKFEEDISAAMTNSNVTSKPPVTLRLVFPGSQCGSLIGKGGSKIKEIRETTGAQVQVAGDMLPDSTERAVTISGTPQAITQCVRHICSVMLESPPKGATIPYRPKAIPAGAHAVLAPQHSAQAFAIPGQYAFAHQDLTKLHQLAMQHIPLPSLGQSNPTFPGLDASAPTSSQELAIPNDFIGCIIGRQGSKINEIRQVSGAHIKIASATDGSAMRQVTITGSPASISVAQYLINARLSSVLTGFCVL